The genomic segment AAGCCTCGTTTTCAATCAGTCGCAGTATAGTCGTGTCACTGGAAGGCATCGACACTAAGTCGCAGATTCGCTCAGCAGGTCTGCCTCCGGCCAGTAGTCCCAGCTGCCGGATCTTGTTTTCCAAACGGTCGGTCTTCCGCCTGTAAGGCTTAAAGTAATGCTCGAAACGTTCAGTGAATACTTTAAACGGGCATTCCTGATGACGGCAGTAAAACTTACGCGAGCGAAGAAAAATCACGGATGTTTTTCCAAAAACCGGAAGATCTGCGATTTTACGTGTGTAATAACTATGGATTCTTTTCGAGGGGATACAGCAGTTCGGACAGCTAACAGACCCGGTGCCACTCTGAACATAAATACGAAGTTCGTCCTGTCTGTTGTCAACCGATATCACTTTGAAGCGATCCCCGTTTGAAAAAACGAGTTTTGAGGCATTCATTATAATCTTAACGGTCTGCACACGACAATTATGATAAGATTACCACCAAAAGTGGGGAAGAACCTGATGTTAACCCCTTTCCGGCGATACTGACCCCTCTGATTTTGGTTATCTGGGGGATTTTTACCAATAGCCTGACAATATTACCTTTTTTTTCTTAGACTTTCACCCTTAAGTTCAATTCGGTGAGAAGTATGTACAATCCGGTCCAATACAGCGTCCGCAATTGTATCTTCCCCAATCACATCATACCAGCTTGCGACCGGAAGCTGACTGGCTATAATGGTGGATGACCTGGCATGCCTATCTTCAATAATTTCCATCAGGTCCAGTCTTTGCTGCTGATCCAGATTTACAAGACCAAAGTCATCCAGGATCAGCAGGTCAGATTTTGCAATCCTGTCCAGAAGTTTGTGCATTGATCCTTCCAGTCTGGCAATCTTGGTTCGCTGGAGCAGCTTCTGTAGATTGAAGTATAAGACCTTTTTTCCCTGTGAGCACGCTTTTAACCCAAGGGCTGAGGCCAGAAAGCTTTTTCCGCACCCCGTCGCGCCCGATATCAGTAGCGGCTCACCTCTTTCAATATACCCGCCAGTAATCAGGTCTGCAATCTGGGCTTTGTCCATACCGCGTTTGGGATCCATATTGAACTCCTCAATCGATGCCTGATAACGAAAGGCAGCATTCTTTTTTAGTCTGTCAAACCGTTTTTCTTCCCTGCTGTCCAGCTCTGACTGCAGGAGAAGCTGCAATCCATCCTCAAAGTTAAGTTCTGTCATACGACGCGTTTCTACCAATGCTTTCCAGCTACGCTACATACCCAATAGGCGGAGACTTCTCATGTTGTGTTCGATGTTCACTGTAATTGATTTTTATGTTATGAATAATACTCCCGGTTCCTGATATTTTCGTGCAGGGGAAGTTTTTTTTCGGTCGGTGCCCCGCCGTGCTCCGGAAAGTTTACCATACCGGTTATTAAAAGACCTTCAACAAACTTATACCGTAGCTGGCGATGAGTAATAGCCACCCGACAGGCCTTTATAAACAGGTCGCTGTAGGTCCTTTGAAGCCTGAACAGCCCATCACATGTCCTGTAAAGCTGTTCAGGATGGCGCTTCTGGTCAAAGATCATCTGTACCAGTTCACTGAATACCGGGGATATGGCATTTGCTCTTGTCAGGTAATGGGCAGGGTTCTTTTTTCTGAACTCACGGTACTTGGCATCCAAATGTTCCTCCAGGGTGGTATAAGCATTCTGTTTTGGGCTCCTCTGATGCAGGGCGACCTGTTTTCCTCCAACAAAGATGTGCACGAGATTTTTGGTGTAGATAACCTGTGCTTTCTTTCCGATATAGCAACTGGGTGCACTATAGAAGTGTCTGTCCCTGCCAAGATAGACGTGCCCGTTTTCACCGATCT from the Sphingobacterium thalpophilum genome contains:
- the istB gene encoding IS21-like element helper ATPase IstB — protein: MVETRRMTELNFEDGLQLLLQSELDSREEKRFDRLKKNAAFRYQASIEEFNMDPKRGMDKAQIADLITGGYIERGEPLLISGATGCGKSFLASALGLKACSQGKKVLYFNLQKLLQRTKIARLEGSMHKLLDRIAKSDLLILDDFGLVNLDQQQRLDLMEIIEDRHARSSTIIASQLPVASWYDVIGEDTIADAVLDRIVHTSHRIELKGESLRKKR
- a CDS encoding Mu transposase domain-containing protein — protein: MLPLPEHRFALKYYAELKIGENGHVYLGRDRHFYSAPSCYIGKKAQVIYTKNLVHIFVGGKQVALHQRSPKQNAYTTLEEHLDAKYREFRKKNPAHYLTRANAISPVFSELVQMIFDQKRHPEQLYRTCDGLFRLQRTYSDLFIKACRVAITHRQLRYKFVEGLLITGMVNFPEHGGAPTEKKLPLHENIRNREYYS